One window of the Candidatus Tisiphia endosymbiont of Sialis lutaria genome contains the following:
- a CDS encoding transposase, whose protein sequence is MKKQVRQYSAEEKSKIVIETIKGELTIAQITSKYGVHTTQISNWKKQGLELLVQGFKSKTQSADPNQQELIKNLYEQIGQLSVERDWLKKKSALFGLKG, encoded by the coding sequence ATGAAAAAACAAGTAAGGCAATATAGTGCTGAGGAGAAATCAAAAATTGTCATAGAGACAATCAAGGGCGAGCTAACAATAGCCCAAATAACTAGTAAGTATGGTGTTCATACAACGCAGATAAGTAATTGGAAAAAACAGGGGCTTGAATTATTAGTACAAGGCTTTAAGAGTAAAACACAGAGTGCTGATCCAAATCAGCAGGAGTTAATCAAGAATCTATATGAACAAATTGGACAGTTAAGTGTAGAGCGTGACTGGCTCAAAAAAAAATCTGCATTGTTTGGACTTAAAGGTTAG
- a CDS encoding Rpn family recombination-promoting nuclease/putative transposase: METIIMSDDEIVQKKHLGMMEYVMKHIHQRDMIKLWEQFLERFKLEILVDKENGYIYLRSFLWYTDAKLPEEKQSELEQLLAKYLSEEEKGNIMRTIAQKYIDEGEARGEARGEEKKAMAVAKNLLKIGVSIDIISTSTGLSKKAIEELVV; the protein is encoded by the coding sequence ATGGAGACCATTATAATGTCTGATGATGAGATAGTGCAGAAGAAACATTTAGGGATGATGGAATATGTGATGAAGCATATACATCAGCGAGATATGATAAAATTATGGGAGCAGTTTTTAGAAAGGTTTAAGTTAGAAATATTAGTGGATAAAGAGAATGGTTATATTTACTTAAGATCGTTTTTATGGTATACTGATGCCAAATTGCCTGAAGAAAAGCAATCGGAATTAGAACAGTTACTAGCTAAATATTTATCTGAAGAAGAAAAAGGAAATATTATGAGAACCATTGCACAAAAATATATCGATGAAGGAGAAGCTAGAGGAGAAGCTAGAGGAGAAGAGAAAAAAGCTATGGCTGTAGCTAAAAATTTACTTAAAATTGGTGTGTCAATTGATATCATCTCTACATCTACAGGATTGTCTAAAAAAGCAATAGAAGAGTTGGTGGTATAA
- a CDS encoding TIM44-like domain-containing protein — MSAQIIELLIFAAIAFFIINRLIATLGSTSDEDPSKGKSSFFGETTIRDVTYTSKTATSSIFKKGLPQTTVRPPPINPMEFDGLIVDEDSVAIIAGIQAISAKLPSFQARKFLQSAKAAFELIIEASNDDDIDDLLTLVDKRYIQEFHIFSQTYGEFVHGSVLDAQISEAYTFANNIFLKVLFTGKKVTSKIKNMKEEWTFSRSLISKNTDWFLTNVVRLENEEQLTS, encoded by the coding sequence ATGTCTGCTCAAATAATAGAGTTATTAATTTTTGCTGCGATTGCTTTTTTTATTATAAATAGGTTAATTGCTACGCTTGGCTCTACATCAGATGAAGATCCATCTAAAGGTAAATCTTCCTTTTTTGGTGAAACAACAATTAGAGATGTTACTTATACATCAAAAACTGCTACTAGTAGTATTTTTAAGAAAGGATTACCTCAAACTACGGTAAGACCTCCACCTATCAATCCTATGGAATTTGATGGATTAATAGTTGATGAAGATTCTGTGGCTATAATAGCTGGAATTCAAGCTATATCTGCTAAACTTCCATCATTTCAAGCAAGAAAATTTTTGCAGAGTGCAAAGGCAGCCTTTGAGCTGATCATTGAAGCTTCTAACGATGATGATATTGACGATTTACTGACATTAGTGGATAAAAGATATATTCAAGAGTTTCATATTTTTTCTCAAACCTATGGAGAATTTGTTCATGGTAGCGTACTAGATGCCCAAATTTCTGAAGCTTATACATTTGCGAATAATATTTTTCTAAAAGTATTATTCACAGGTAAAAAGGTAACTAGTAAGATAAAAAACATGAAAGAAGAATGGACGTTTTCCAGAAGTCTTATTTCTAAAAATACAGATTGGTTTTTAACTAATGTTGTTCGCCTAGAAAATGAGGAACAGCTAACTTCTTAG
- a CDS encoding phosphatidylcholine/phosphatidylserine synthase, giving the protein MIRIRKVRITKPIPFIKLLPNFITLLGLVIGISAIKFGLDGIWERAVYCTLVAAIIDGIDGRIARMLNATSPFGAELDSLCDFANFGVVPACLVYLWSFQQYEYKVFSWGTILLFIVCMALRLARFNTAIFHEANNKKLEYFFTGVPAPCGALLALIPMILDFEVSGILGINIRTHTIIIGLYIVVIAFLLASRLPTFSTKNIKIKHEYLSLAMMVFAVIIISLIIYPWYLLPFIASIYILSIPICCFISKRFY; this is encoded by the coding sequence TTGATTAGAATACGCAAAGTTAGAATAACAAAACCAATTCCGTTTATAAAATTGCTTCCTAATTTTATCACTCTATTGGGGCTTGTGATTGGTATTAGTGCCATTAAATTTGGATTGGATGGTATATGGGAAAGGGCTGTATATTGCACCTTAGTTGCTGCTATAATAGATGGAATTGATGGTAGGATAGCACGGATGCTAAATGCTACTAGTCCTTTTGGTGCTGAACTGGACTCATTATGTGATTTTGCTAATTTTGGAGTAGTGCCGGCTTGTCTTGTATATTTATGGTCTTTTCAACAATATGAATATAAAGTATTTTCATGGGGAACTATATTGCTATTTATCGTATGTATGGCATTAAGGCTTGCAAGATTTAATACTGCTATTTTTCATGAGGCAAATAATAAGAAGTTAGAATATTTTTTTACTGGTGTACCTGCTCCTTGTGGAGCTTTACTTGCTCTAATTCCCATGATTCTAGATTTTGAAGTGAGTGGCATTTTAGGTATCAATATTCGTACCCATACCATTATAATAGGTCTATATATTGTGGTAATTGCTTTTTTACTGGCTAGTAGGTTGCCAACATTTTCGACAAAAAATATTAAGATAAAACACGAATATTTATCATTAGCTATGATGGTGTTTGCTGTTATCATCATAAGTCTTATTATATATCCATGGTATTTATTACCATTCATTGCCTCTATATATATTTTGTCTATACCAATTTGCTGTTTTATTAGTAAAAGATTTTATTAG
- a CDS encoding phosphatidylserine decarboxylase, which translates to MKQYNDLSKIIHREGYIFIVSFAVITFLLFTVNNTCGYIGLVMTIWCVYFFRNPDRFTPISDDLVVSPADGIVQKITEAVPPIELGLGEQEMIRVSIFLNIFNIHVNRIPANGKILSLHYNPGKFFNASLDKASIYNERQSVLMETKSGHKIAFVQIAGLIARRILCDLEEDTEVRIGDRYGIIRFGSRADVYLPLKTALCVTEGQTAVGGETIIADFKNKKTSELKFERR; encoded by the coding sequence ATGAAGCAATATAATGATTTGTCGAAGATTATTCATCGAGAAGGCTACATATTTATTGTAAGCTTTGCTGTGATAACTTTTTTACTCTTTACTGTCAATAATACCTGTGGGTATATAGGATTGGTTATGACAATTTGGTGTGTATATTTTTTTAGAAATCCGGATCGATTTACCCCGATTAGTGACGATTTGGTGGTTAGCCCAGCAGACGGAATAGTACAAAAAATAACTGAAGCAGTTCCTCCGATAGAACTTGGTCTTGGTGAGCAGGAGATGATTAGAGTTAGTATTTTTTTGAATATTTTTAATATTCATGTAAATCGTATTCCAGCTAACGGTAAGATTTTATCTCTACATTATAATCCAGGAAAGTTTTTTAATGCTTCTCTTGATAAAGCCAGTATATATAATGAACGTCAATCTGTTTTAATGGAAACAAAAAGTGGGCATAAAATTGCTTTTGTCCAAATAGCAGGATTAATAGCCAGAAGGATATTATGTGACTTAGAAGAAGATACTGAGGTTAGAATTGGTGATAGATATGGTATTATCCGTTTTGGTAGTAGAGCGGACGTTTATTTGCCACTTAAAACTGCCCTTTGTGTTACTGAAGGGCAAACTGCAGTTGGTGGAGAAACTATTATTGCTGATTTTAAGAACAAAAAAACATCTGAACTTAAATTCGAAAGAAGGTGA
- a CDS encoding DUF2610 domain-containing protein, with translation MKKFTVNCDFGGQMAPFTIYVGQPEPGHHPLHFQDDWLSKQRGGKIPAEVMDAITKLQELANKNNVLLEELCVYALGSAQEEDDRAEKNEESESNNDISDDI, from the coding sequence ATGAAGAAATTTACTGTTAATTGTGATTTTGGTGGGCAAATGGCACCTTTTACCATATATGTAGGGCAGCCTGAGCCGGGACATCATCCTTTGCATTTTCAGGATGACTGGTTATCAAAGCAACGTGGTGGAAAAATACCAGCAGAGGTCATGGATGCAATTACTAAACTACAAGAACTGGCTAATAAGAATAATGTATTACTTGAAGAATTGTGTGTGTATGCTCTTGGTTCAGCCCAAGAAGAGGACGATAGAGCTGAAAAAAATGAAGAATCAGAAAGTAATAATGATATTAGCGATGATATATGA
- a CDS encoding inositol monophosphatase family protein: protein MQQPITSLLIAASRKAVKFLHRDFLELGMLQRSSKGNYDFCNKAYVKAQDLLRNELQKYTSALFFPEDKFKLDNSEEMVLLINPLDGFSNLEKSLPFFAVSITCLKKINQILTTICTVINFPAFDEIYYVEKGRGVWSENNTSNNSRLRVSGCSSVDNFLIATDDLNINPVFLKNARVFGCHCYGMLLLAAGKIDVVYCSSLNYTLKAGFDLIVREAGGAIINNDEMFVATNYELSKKFEHLL from the coding sequence ATGCAACAACCGATAACCAGTTTACTTATTGCTGCTTCACGTAAAGCTGTTAAATTTTTGCATAGAGATTTTTTGGAGCTAGGAATGCTTCAAAGGTCTAGTAAAGGAAATTATGATTTTTGTAATAAAGCTTATGTTAAAGCACAAGATTTATTACGTAATGAGTTGCAAAAATATACAAGTGCGTTATTCTTTCCAGAGGATAAGTTTAAACTAGATAATAGTGAAGAGATGGTTTTACTAATAAATCCGCTGGATGGTTTTAGTAATTTAGAAAAGAGCCTACCATTTTTTGCTGTATCTATAACGTGTTTAAAGAAGATTAATCAAATTTTAACTACGATATGTACGGTGATAAATTTTCCAGCTTTTGATGAGATTTATTATGTTGAAAAAGGAAGAGGGGTATGGTCAGAAAATAATACTAGTAACAATAGTAGATTAAGGGTTTCTGGTTGTAGTAGTGTTGATAATTTTCTAATCGCTACCGATGATCTTAATATTAACCCAGTTTTTTTGAAAAATGCTAGGGTTTTTGGTTGTCATTGTTATGGAATGCTACTACTGGCAGCTGGTAAGATTGATGTTGTTTATTGTTCATCATTAAATTATACTTTGAAAGCTGGCTTTGATCTAATCGTCCGAGAAGCAGGTGGAGCAATAATAAATAATGATGAAATGTTTGTTGCTACTAATTATGAACTTTCTAAGAAATTTGAACATTTATTATAG
- the efp gene encoding elongation factor P yields the protein MKISANAIRAGNIIVYNNELWVVHKTPEHTKPGKGGAYVQVEMKNFKTGTKLNERFNSSDYVEKAQLDTKDLQFLYFEEDNLVLMDNETFEQILINKSILGESLPFLEDNMVLKVQFYEEKALSAELPQTVIAEIMQTDPVIKGAMVTSSYKPAILTNGVKVMVPPYLVVGEKIVVKIEDVSFVERAK from the coding sequence ATGAAAATTTCAGCAAATGCTATTAGAGCTGGCAACATTATAGTGTATAATAATGAGCTATGGGTTGTGCATAAAACGCCTGAACATACTAAACCAGGTAAAGGTGGGGCTTATGTACAAGTAGAGATGAAAAATTTTAAAACTGGTACAAAGCTTAACGAGCGGTTTAATTCATCTGATTATGTTGAAAAAGCACAACTTGATACCAAAGATTTACAATTCCTCTATTTTGAGGAAGATAATCTAGTGTTAATGGATAATGAGACCTTTGAGCAAATTTTAATTAATAAGTCAATTCTTGGTGAAAGTTTGCCATTCCTTGAAGATAATATGGTATTAAAGGTACAGTTTTATGAGGAAAAAGCTTTAAGTGCTGAATTACCACAAACCGTTATTGCTGAAATTATGCAAACTGATCCCGTAATTAAAGGGGCTATGGTCACATCTTCTTACAAACCAGCAATTTTAACTAATGGAGTAAAGGTCATGGTACCACCTTATTTAGTGGTAGGTGAGAAAATAGTGGTAAAAATTGAAGATGTTAGCTTTGTTGAAAGAGCTAAGTAA